A region of the Mangifera indica cultivar Alphonso chromosome 10, CATAS_Mindica_2.1, whole genome shotgun sequence genome:
tagacacgttttacaatgtaattacgaaatttttgattgatttttcaattttctcgttcataagctatttgaacgtgtagttttcgaaattcagatatgtttttttagattttcaagtaatttttttattattaacattatagggtatttcaatatatatatttattcataacatgttattttcaatgtaattttcacgaattgatttttttcgattcaaattcaaaaatgcAAATTTATTCTTTCTGAACGAATccatagtaattgatattaaataaaaatgagagtgaaagtgagtatttaaatgatataagaaatatatgtaatgagagtgagagtgagggagtttatataaatgtgatgaagggtaattttagtattttaaaaaaattaggacaTTTTTACTTAGGAATAGGGAATTTGgacatttttacttagaaaattgcttaatggaggggtaatttggttatttattataatttcccttaaaaaaacCGCCAAACtttgaacaaataaaataatatatacaaatacaattaaGTTTTTACTTAAAGAAATCTTTTCAATATGAAGTaagccccaaaaaaaaaagaaattatcaaataagTAGTTAACACCCATAACCTACGAAATATATTTCACACAAATTTAGAGTTCAGTTACAACTATAACACAAGTAAAAAACATACATAAATCACTAAATAAGTAATTGATCATTAGGttgtataattcaaattttaatcgttaaataaaaactcaatcatTCATATTAAAGATTCACacatttcattttataataataaaaaaaaatcaagttataatggtaaacttaaaaatttaaatattcaaatatcaatgatttaaatatgaaaataaatcaaaatgatataCTTGAATTAATTCTTACAACATTGAAAAATTTAGtaataacaattcaataaaactatgtatacccatttttgatacataatttgtatacacagatgagatgttatcatatgattagatgtttctttatcatatgatgacatatattttaaaatcacctaattacataatgacacatcactgtatatataaattatgtattaaaataggtacacataatattatttataacaatttatatacaaGTCTCTGTTGGGTTAaagtaaatacaaaattttcatttacaaaCAATAGAATATTTGACACAAAACTTACAAATATTCAatggaaaaattttataaataagtgtcAACGTTACCAACTAATAGTTACACCTAGATAACACTCAGATTAAACAagaataatctaattttaagtCATCACTAAAAcctaaaattaatcaattgatttatcaaagtaaataaacaaaatacaaaacaataaaatattataatttgcaCTGATAACAAATTCATCAACATAATTTAATGGATTTGAGATCAAAATCCTAGAagataattaaatcaatactaaattaaaaatcGTTAAAATGTAAACTTGCATACCATAAGGCTAATAAACTGaattaaagagtaaaaaatgaagatggccatttcaaattcaaaggtattatgtttttttttttttttaattttacttgtgAGTTTTACCAATTTGTGTTGAGAATAATTATTGAGATAAAAAGTGAGCCCGATCATATCATCAATGTAAGTGAACTACATTGAGATAAGAAGTggaagtattttttttttggttttaagtTAAGGGTAagcctaattatatatttttagagcTTTTTTAATTTGTGGGTGGGTATAGGCCTACACTCAGAAAAGTCCAACTCATCCCTTATCATTATCAGAGACGTGCAGTTCTAACAGAATAAGAGAGTGCACATatgacaacaaagaaaaatcgACAAAGAAAAAGCGGTGAGGCATGGTCACATCAAGAAGAGGGCCATCACAATGACAAGAGAGACACTAATGATGAGGAAGTCTTGGGAGCTCCTGATGTAGTATTAGTTGTTATCAACTTGCTGTGTACTGTGACTGGCTCATTACTAGGGAAATTAATCATGCTATGACCTCTTAATAGCTTTCTAAGCTAGATCTAGCCTTAATTGATATCGATTCAGACTCTTTCAGTGCAAAAAAAAGGTGAGATCTAGCCTTGTAGCACCGTAAAAGGATATATCCAACCTCTATACACTTGTACAAGTTGCATTCGTACTGTTTGTGTTAGAGCATCTGCCCTAAAATTAATCATCATATTTatgtaattgtaattgtaataaagttttattaataaaatgacttttctttatcacatttcttttttctcaaagATTATATTAATGTCCTTGGATAGTAAAACCATGATCAAATAATCAGTGTATGTCAACTTGTTTTGAGAACTGTATATTCACATATAATCGTGATTTTAGAAACGTTaatagttttgatattattttgaccaATGATATATGTAATATAGTCagaattatcataattttggaTACTCTCATCAAAAAATGATGATAGATCTCTTGTGTCGAAGTTGTTTGAAGATAGTTTGATACAATACAtgggtaaaaaataatttacaaaaaaaaatcatatggtATAGATAATAAGTCGAATCctcattgaaatttttaaattgcaaatcaaactatttgcattaacacaaatttaataatgaataaaCAATTGAGGTTTATAACTAGTTTGAGAGGAGATAAAAAAcaactttataatatattaaaaaagacgAGATGCGAGCCGCATTATCAAagttataattacaaattaagaTAGATCAATTCTATTTGTAAAGGAAAACAGATAAAATGagataatattacaaaaaattaattaatttgagattttttttattttatataatggtAGTTATATGTCAATTAGAGTACAATTATATGTGAAATTAGAATTTTAGGAGGTTAAAATGATCATATTAGTGGTAGTTgggttatatgttattttactaTAAATTAGGGGTATTTAggttctaataataataataataataatataatatagagtAAAATCTTAAGAAAATTTAGATCCACTAAGTAATTTTTAGGATgggtttggtttaaataatatttgttattaaaaatagaagatTCCCATAaagattgattatttgaaaaattattaggtatacattattgttatgttatatgtttgataaaaattaaaaaatagttgatataaataattattttgtttgattggatatattataataatactaaattattattttattattatgtctttgaatataattattttaaaatattttttacattacttattatattaattaaaaataaaaatatttttgtcataaaaatttaataaataaagatacataagtaacaaaatcaaaatttggtaatattttaatatttatggtgaattttgtaattaaactaccttttatattattaataataaaatattactaaaatcttttattagtaacaaatcaaataaattcgttaataaaaaataaattattaaaataatttttttatatggtgAAACAAACACCCTTTTAAGGCAATTAGATTacactttaaattttttcacatggtaataaatttaaatatctaaaatagaaaaagtaatcaaattacttttaaattacTAATCACTatctttttgataataaaagattcaataaaactatatgcttATAGTTTTGAATACACGTCCtcttgatgataaaaaatttaataaaattatatgtacatagtTTTGAGTATGTaagatatgtatataaataatatattatcatataattgaatattactttatctttaattcaaaattctttaattacatgatgatataatcacttaattatatgataatataattatttaattatatgataacacatcatctgtatacttaaatattgtgaatatattatatttttttaaaaaattatataaataataaaactatatacgtaacttcatatataaataacgacgtattattatatagttaaatattattttattttttatttataattatataattatataataatatattattatttatatataaaaattatatatgtagtATAACTTTGCTATAAATTACGTATTACATGTCAAGGTAATACCAAAAGCGACATCGATGGCTTTGCTTGACCACATTCAATGTCTTTCTACGTGTGGAAACTTTGTTGGTTTCTAAAACTAAAAGGTTACCGTTTAGTCTCATTCAGAGGGAGTGCAATCTGCCAAACTCAGTAAATATTCCCTGTCTTCTCCTATAATTGTGTAAGAGTAAGAATTTGAGTTGATGTAGGACACTTTTCACAGCTGACTATCGAGAATCAACCTCTACCCATTAATTTTCTTTGCCTCTTCTTGATTCTCCCTTCTAACTGCAACCGCCATGGCACATCAGTCTGACAAAACCACTCAACTCCCTCTCCTGCAATCCTCTGGCTTTTCAGGAACCGCCTCCACCTTCCAAACCCTTGGCAACATCATCGTTTCAATCGTCGGCACTGGCGTTTTAGGCCTCCCTTTTGCCTTTAAAGTGGCTGGCTGGGCTGCTGGATCTCTCGGGGTCATCATTACGGGGCTCGCCACTTATTATTGCATGCTTCTTCTCGTTAGTTTACctcacttttcttcttttgtgttTAGGGTTTAGTGTTTTACAAACCACCAGATGCagttttgttttctgtttttattcattattagtGGGTGATTTATTAATCCTTAGGCACACTCCCTTTAAAAACGGCATTTTAAGGGTGAATTCTACCAGCTGGTTCAGCTGGGCTGTGACAAATTAGCATTGTTGGTTCCCTTCCCACTAGAGATACTAGCCGTGGGCGGGCAGGTTTAGCTGGTCTCCCTTCCCACTTTTATAGTGGAAACTCTTAAAGAAATTAGATTCTTTTTCACTGTTTCATAAGAATTGTTGGTTTATAAGAAGTTACTTTTTGGAAGCACTTCTACAATTTCTTCTTGTTAGTTTCCctgtctttttctcttctttggtttttaaatttaacgTTTTTCACAAACTAggtgcattttttttttttttaactgaagcATTTCTTTAAGAAACTAGATTCGGTTTCCTTTGTTTCATGAATTTTTGGTTTGTAAAAAGTTCCTCACTAGAAGcacttaaacaattttttcttattagcTACCCTCTCTGTTCTCTTCTTTGGTGTTTAAATGTAGTGTTCTTCACAACCCGGATGCAGTTCCGTTTGTTTTTTCATTCAGTCATCtcttaaatttataaagaaatcaGATTCTTTTCCATTGTTTCGTATGAATTTTTGGTTTATAGAAGGGCACTTATTTGAAGCACTTTTACAATTTCTTGAGCACAGGTCCAATGCAGGGACAAATTAGCATCAGAGAAAGAATCAACAGAGGCAGCAACATATGGGGATTTGGGATTCAAGTGCATGGGAACAACAGGGAGATATTTAACCGAGTTCTTGATTATCATTGCCCAATGTGGAGGCTCTGTTGCTTATCTAATCTTCATTGGCCAAAACCTCTCATCAATATTCAGAAGCCACAATCTGACATCATCCTCCTTCATATTCCTAGTAATCCCTCTTCAAATTGTTCTTTCATGGATCAATTCTCTGTCAGCTCTTTCACCTTTCAGTATTTTTGCCGATATCTGCAATTTGTTAGCCATGGCTCTAGTGGTCAAACAAGATGTGCAAATAATTGCTGGGgaagatttttcttttgctgACAGGCAGGCCATTACTTCTCATATTGGAGGGCTGCCATTTGCCGGAGGCATGGCTGTGTTTTGTTTTGAAGGGTTTGGGATGACTTTGGCTTTAGAGTCATCAATGAAAGAGAGAGGCAGATTTTCCAAACTGTTGGCTCAGACTTTCACTGGGATAACTCTTGTGTatactttatttggtttttttggtTACATCGCTTATGGTGACCAGACTAAGGATATTGTCACTCTCAATCTGGCCCACAATTGGTCTTCCATTGCAGTCCAGGTAATTCAATTTAATGACTCTTGAACTGGATtagttttaggatttaattatgaaatctCCATGGTTTATTACAGTCAGTTAACCTTTTTCAAGAAAATCTTATCATCTTTGATCTACAAAAGTTTGTTTGAAACTTTGTTTTAGCGTTAATCAGGAGTAGTAAACGATTTTGGTGATTTGAAAAAGATATAGGGATGCTCACACCTCAATTTTCAGTGTTTATAGTGCTTGTTCTGAAGTACATGGAaagtttttctgaaattttattttttagcgTTAATCTAAAGTAGTAAATTATTTTCGAGATTTGGAAAAGAAGTCTCAACTCTCACACCTTGACTTGGCAGTGTTTATAGTGCTTGTGTTGAAGCacagagattaaaaaaatggaCTAAATCTAGAATCAGGTCCAGTTCAGTTCCTGCATCTAAAAGCTACGTTTCTGTACTGCTAGTTTGATGTATGGCAAGTACAAAGATGCCTTTTCTATAtaacaatcttttttttttttcttgcttttggtttgttcaataatttaaagattGAAGCTTGAAGTTTCTAGTGCTTGTTCCCCAGTGTAAATGGGACTTCTGAATGATTAATCAGGACTAGTTTTGGAATTAGGCCAAAGTTATGTTTATCAAACAAGCAATACTTTGAGCCTGTTTGTTTACCTTTTTCTCTGTCGCATTGCACTCAATGACACGTAATGCGGATCTTGGAGTTTTCTTGTTTTAATGCAATCATCTTATCCAAAAGCATATAATTTATCTCCATAAAGTTTGATCCATTTATCTTTTATAAGCCTGTCATGTTTACAAATGCATACTTGATCAACAAACCGCATGTTCTCTGAAACAGTTTTTGAATACAGATCGATACTTAAGTCCAAATTCTTGAGGAAGATGATGTTTTTCAACTTGTGTTGCTAATTGAATGTTTTCCTGCAGATGGGGTTGTGCTTGGGGCTAATATTTACATTCCCAGTCATGGTACATCCAATAAATGAGATAGTAGAACAGAAGCTGAAGAAAAGCACATGGTTTCAGAAGCTGGCTAGTAGTGGCTGTGACAATTCAATGACAAAATTAGCACAGTGTTGCATTTATATCAGCAGGGCAATCTTGGTCTTAGGGTTGGCAACTTTGGCCTCATATGTGCCTGGATTTGGAGCTTTTGTGTCACTTGTGGGAAGCACAGTTTGTGCCCTAATGTCTTTTGTTTTGCCTGCCTCATTTCACCTGAAATTGTTAGGTCCATCTTTGAGTTGCTGGCAGAAGGCCTTGGATGTTTTCATATTatgttttggtttggtttttgcTGTTTATGGAACATATAATTCCATTGTTGGAGTTTGAAACAATCTATAGTTACAATTGATTGTAGTggtgatatttatatatatatatataaactccaTTTACAAATCAAGTGGAGATTTTactatttctatttctatttatGAGACCATGTTGCATCATATTTCTATTTATTGGAATTGATTTGGGGACCATGTTGTCTTCTCTTCTGTAGCTTTAAAAAAGCATGGTATATGATGCAAATGATTGTTGGTATCTCATCTCTCTTTGTAATGAGGAACCTC
Encoded here:
- the LOC123227066 gene encoding amino acid transporter ANT1-like, with protein sequence MAHQSDKTTQLPLLQSSGFSGTASTFQTLGNIIVSIVGTGVLGLPFAFKVAGWAAGSLGVIITGLATYYCMLLLVQCRDKLASEKESTEAATYGDLGFKCMGTTGRYLTEFLIIIAQCGGSVAYLIFIGQNLSSIFRSHNLTSSSFIFLVIPLQIVLSWINSLSALSPFSIFADICNLLAMALVVKQDVQIIAGEDFSFADRQAITSHIGGLPFAGGMAVFCFEGFGMTLALESSMKERGRFSKLLAQTFTGITLVYTLFGFFGYIAYGDQTKDIVTLNLAHNWSSIAVQMGLCLGLIFTFPVMVHPINEIVEQKLKKSTWFQKLASSGCDNSMTKLAQCCIYISRAILVLGLATLASYVPGFGAFVSLVGSTVCALMSFVLPASFHLKLLGPSLSCWQKALDVFILCFGLVFAVYGTYNSIVGV